From a single Vibrio toranzoniae genomic region:
- the yihA gene encoding ribosome biogenesis GTP-binding protein YihA/YsxC, whose protein sequence is MSVKIHYQNTHFITSAPDIRHLPEDEGIEIAFAGRSNAGKSSALNRVTNQKSLAKTSKTPGRTQLINLFKVTDGCHIVDLPGYGFAQVPLEMKKKWQKSLGEYLQRRESLKGLVVLMDIRHPMKDLDQQMIYWAIDSRIPVQVLLTKADKLKSGARKAQLLKIRNDAKSFGGDVAVDVFSSMKGIGVDQLRSKMDEWFAPAFADQLIDELADEEHNDSE, encoded by the coding sequence GTGAGCGTAAAAATTCATTATCAAAACACGCATTTCATTACCAGTGCACCTGATATTCGTCATTTACCAGAAGACGAAGGAATCGAAATTGCGTTTGCAGGACGCTCCAATGCTGGTAAATCTAGCGCGCTAAACCGCGTTACCAACCAAAAAAGCTTGGCGAAAACCAGTAAAACACCAGGTCGAACTCAGTTAATTAACCTATTCAAGGTAACAGATGGTTGTCATATCGTCGATTTACCTGGATATGGCTTCGCTCAAGTCCCCCTTGAAATGAAGAAAAAATGGCAGAAGTCGCTAGGTGAATACCTACAACGCCGAGAAAGCCTGAAGGGCTTAGTGGTATTGATGGATATCCGTCACCCAATGAAAGACCTTGACCAACAAATGATCTACTGGGCTATCGATAGCCGTATCCCAGTACAGGTTTTGTTAACAAAAGCAGACAAACTGAAAAGCGGTGCGCGTAAAGCACAGCTACTGAAAATCCGTAACGATGCAAAATCTTTCGGTGGTGATGTCGCGGTTGATGTCTTCTCTTCAATGAAAGGTATCGGTGTTGACCAACTGCGTAGCAAAATGGATGAGTGGTTCGCACCTGCGTTTGCAGACCAACTTATTGATGAGCTAGCAGATGAAGAGCACAACGACTCCGAATAG